From Primulina tabacum isolate GXHZ01 chromosome 2, ASM2559414v2, whole genome shotgun sequence, one genomic window encodes:
- the LOC142537706 gene encoding uncharacterized protein LOC142537706: protein MEYGMEIVLLVEIRQENFRIMGYGLDNDTLRAKDLYLVEENRERAKVRMNAYRKKMIQAYNKRAYPGIFEEGELVMRKIKHHGERGKLDPKYEGPFKIVGRAGVTAYYLEDAEGKKSKMSKK from the coding sequence ATGGAGTATGGAATGGAGATAGTGCTGCTTGTCGAGATTAGACAAGAAAATTTTCGTATTATGGGGTATGGCCTGGACAATGATACCCTCCGGGCCAAGGATTTGtatcttgtggaagaaaacagaGAGAGGGCCAAAGTTAGGATGAACGCCTATCGCAAAAAGATGATCCAAGCTTACAATAAAAGAGCCTATCCAGGGATATTTGAGGAAGGAGAATTAGTAATGAGAAAGATCAAACACCACGGAGAGAGAGGAAAGCTTGATCCTAAGTACGAAGGCCCCTTCAAAATTGTAGGAAGAGCTGGGGTCACAGCCTATTATCTAGAGGATGCAGAAGgaaaaaaaagtaaaatgtcTAAGAAATGA